TGACAACATCTACGATACCCACTCCGACCGGAAGGGAAGCGGCTTCAACTCTGTAGGCGTAAACCTCGGCACCCAGATCGCCAATCCGAGGACCCGGCTGGACGCGCTTCTGTCCGCCGGCATTGTGGCATACTGGGACCGCCCGGGGCATACTATCTCGCCGGACATCACCTTAAACCTTGATTTCACCCACCAGTTCAGCCCCCGGGCCATGATCGGGGTTTCGTCGTTCATGACGTACCAGAACCAACCCGACGTGGTCCTGGGCCTCAATCAAGCCAATAACGTCAGCAATTACTTTTTCAGCGCGAACACGGTCGCCTTCGGCTATCAGTGGACGCGCCGCTTCTCCACGGTGACCAGCTACACCCTGGAGACGCTGTTCTATGACAACGGCGTCGCGGCCCATGACGATGACTGGCTTCAGCACATCTTTGCGCAGCAGTTCCGTTTTCTGGTGCTGCCGATGATTAACGCCGTGGCGGAATACCGGTTCGGGTACGTCGATTACCTCTATCTCGACAACAACTCCTATTCGCATTACCTCCTCGGCGGAATAGACGCCACGCTGAGCCCGCGGCTTGAATTCGGGTTTCGCGCGGGGGCCGAATTCCGGCACCTTGAAGGGCCGGAAGGGGGCGACGTAAGTTACCCGTACTTTGAGTCGACCCTTGCGTACAGGTACCAGCCGGGGTCAACCGTCCAATGGTACAATCGTTTCGGCCTTGAACAGCCTGACCTGGCTGGTCCCGGCTATCGTAAGACGTTCCGGACCGGCGTCAGGGTAATCCATCAGTTCGGCGAAAAATTGCGGGGCATTGCCGCGGGCTATTATTCCTGGAACGAGTACCACGTGGGTCCCACCTTCACGGAAGACGTCGTCGACCTGACCTTGCAGACTTCCTACCAGTTTACACGCGCCTTTTCGCTGGATGCCGGCTACACGTTCACCCGTGATTTCTCGGACATCGTCACGCGCGATTATTACCGTAACCGGGTCTTTGTCGGTGGCACCTTCAGTTTTTAGCCGAGAAGCCCAGTCTTAGATAAAGTTCAGTCGTAACGCTCGGTAGTTCGGTCTGTTCATGAATTATCCTAACGAAGCTAAGCTTCACTTCCTTGATTATTGGCGGGTCGTTCGCGTCCGGCTCGGGCTGGTGGTCCTGATCTTTCTG
This Verrucomicrobiota bacterium DNA region includes the following protein-coding sequences:
- a CDS encoding outer membrane beta-barrel protein, yielding MRIFDRILVFAAASLLSFPAVGHTQNLAVSLPGSATLFRPQTDVLQEGNFTSLPFRASIYGNVGYDDNIYDTHSDRKGSGFNSVGVNLGTQIANPRTRLDALLSAGIVAYWDRPGHTISPDITLNLDFTHQFSPRAMIGVSSFMTYQNQPDVVLGLNQANNVSNYFFSANTVAFGYQWTRRFSTVTSYTLETLFYDNGVAAHDDDWLQHIFAQQFRFLVLPMINAVAEYRFGYVDYLYLDNNSYSHYLLGGIDATLSPRLEFGFRAGAEFRHLEGPEGGDVSYPYFESTLAYRYQPGSTVQWYNRFGLEQPDLAGPGYRKTFRTGVRVIHQFGEKLRGIAAGYYSWNEYHVGPTFTEDVVDLTLQTSYQFTRAFSLDAGYTFTRDFSDIVTRDYYRNRVFVGGTFSF